One Fuerstiella marisgermanici DNA window includes the following coding sequences:
- a CDS encoding FHA domain-containing protein translates to MSGAVMQCKIAAVITLDGGQGRSIELYDGDRLILGTDESSDIILTDEGVASTHCVIGVDSGVVSLQDCYSESGTFVNGTRVRHTELSSDAELRVGAARIAVALGNSAAPERSEQADASVTSDSDRAPLEGRSESPIDQIEELKKSLGIDNERCSTETIEAPAPAAREHHSVPDEVSVQTLQARLDEANAENAVLQHRLQSLTTMSDAPAADPYQDEMIELLRAEVLDLQAALEMQSEIAVQPPDQSSNPSDDEDTLPKAEAERLVERLEQLLAELEERDEQVATLTALLEAAEDAAQAQQDEQVQLNGWLQDIEKRFGSREQEWQAQKARLEQTVESLLEERNRAVLAMSADSSNAKLEAAQNVMTGLRETADALRQQLAQSEAASAKLRRELEDAKQEDAKQERVELAEQRAEIARQRQELEKARQKAAAGPSDSTLKLQALRQHLNEIHIREEAEKKKELEERKLSNRLARLWGRMEGKG, encoded by the coding sequence ATGTCTGGCGCTGTAATGCAATGTAAGATCGCAGCCGTTATCACCTTGGACGGCGGTCAGGGGCGTTCGATTGAACTCTATGACGGTGATCGACTGATCCTGGGTACTGACGAAAGTTCCGACATCATCCTGACAGACGAAGGTGTCGCTTCGACGCACTGCGTGATTGGGGTTGATTCGGGCGTCGTCAGTCTCCAGGACTGCTATTCCGAATCCGGTACGTTCGTCAACGGAACGCGCGTGCGGCACACAGAACTATCCAGCGATGCTGAACTCCGCGTCGGCGCTGCCAGAATTGCAGTCGCCCTCGGAAATTCCGCCGCGCCGGAAAGATCTGAGCAGGCAGATGCCAGCGTGACTTCTGATTCAGACAGGGCGCCGCTTGAAGGTCGCAGTGAATCGCCAATCGATCAGATTGAGGAACTGAAGAAGAGCCTGGGAATCGATAACGAACGCTGTTCGACAGAGACCATCGAGGCCCCAGCGCCAGCGGCGCGTGAGCATCATTCTGTTCCCGACGAAGTTTCGGTGCAGACGCTGCAGGCCAGGCTGGACGAAGCCAATGCAGAGAATGCAGTCCTGCAGCATCGGTTGCAGAGTTTGACCACGATGTCAGACGCTCCGGCCGCCGATCCGTATCAGGACGAAATGATCGAACTGTTGCGAGCTGAAGTGCTTGATCTGCAGGCGGCTCTTGAAATGCAATCCGAAATCGCTGTTCAGCCGCCCGACCAAAGCAGCAACCCGTCGGACGACGAAGACACCCTTCCGAAAGCCGAAGCTGAACGGCTTGTCGAACGGCTTGAGCAACTGCTGGCTGAACTTGAGGAACGTGACGAACAGGTCGCGACGCTGACCGCTTTGCTGGAAGCCGCCGAAGATGCCGCGCAGGCTCAACAGGATGAACAGGTTCAGCTAAACGGGTGGCTGCAGGACATCGAAAAACGATTTGGATCACGCGAACAGGAATGGCAGGCTCAGAAAGCAAGGCTGGAACAAACCGTTGAGTCTCTGCTGGAAGAACGAAATCGCGCAGTGCTGGCGATGAGTGCGGATTCGTCGAACGCGAAGCTGGAAGCAGCACAAAACGTGATGACCGGACTTCGCGAAACAGCCGATGCGTTGCGACAGCAGTTGGCTCAATCAGAAGCCGCCAGTGCTAAGCTTCGGCGAGAGCTGGAAGACGCAAAGCAGGAAGATGCCAAGCAGGAACGCGTTGAACTGGCTGAACAGCGTGCTGAGATTGCTCGACAACGACAGGAACTGGAAAAGGCGCGTCAAAAAGCGGCGGCCGGACCGAGTGATTCGACGTTGAAGTTGCAGGCACTCAGACAGCACTTAAACGAGATCCACATCCGCGAAGAGGCAGAGAAAAAGAAAGAGTTGGAAGAACGGAAGCTCAGCAACCGCCTGGCGCGCTTGTGGGGTCGCATGGAAGGAAAGGGATAA
- a CDS encoding response regulator, which translates to MSNSTILVIDDSTTIRKMVDSHLSQEGYRVVLAPNGEIGVELASEVQPDLILLDHQLPGTTGIEVCRKIIAKAECSHIPFVVSSTLRKQAYVEYMDVPNVVDSLPKPFTPDLLKMTVANALETGALIVSSQANGTAVPEVVGETEQPALSGDFRWLGLREVIDFLNNGQKDGMLVVETERNRVCFFLGNGRIQGVVSPSFDPAEIAARLPASMKELSPLLQFTMSSGTSTRVDGLVELMDKKMLDPRMLRTLLRHQAAVLTRYCFQNSPQNFSFLPDQTAPSLFAKAAVDSCLAAILVDGAMNDRMDNDETSSPAAAARTGWVRNTLRGQNLDRAGLSAKHVQLLTHLDATPRNSAEIGVRAGLSSAETERVLQGLLLAEWVQTTVLTPNQTLVAFEPDVPGAEVIRGVIEEPKSGWTGNVVRDEFSLQILLKRKSPDAVLVAVQGEAVLDLPEKLRDSEILNGDRRIILVVPEDASQPLAESIQHLPVLRRPYQKSNLESILNSDSMPIDVPAELIRSATATEATLAVTGVN; encoded by the coding sequence ATGTCCAATTCCACCATCCTTGTCATCGACGACAGCACGACCATTCGCAAAATGGTCGACAGCCATCTTAGCCAGGAAGGGTACCGCGTTGTGCTGGCCCCCAACGGTGAGATCGGTGTCGAACTGGCCAGCGAAGTGCAGCCGGATCTTATTCTGCTGGACCATCAATTGCCGGGGACGACCGGCATCGAAGTCTGTCGCAAGATCATCGCGAAGGCGGAATGCAGTCACATTCCTTTCGTCGTTTCGTCGACGCTGCGAAAGCAGGCGTACGTCGAATACATGGACGTGCCCAACGTTGTTGATTCGCTACCCAAGCCATTTACGCCTGACCTGCTAAAAATGACGGTGGCCAACGCGCTGGAAACCGGGGCGCTGATTGTTTCGTCGCAGGCCAACGGCACGGCGGTTCCTGAAGTGGTGGGAGAAACAGAACAACCGGCGCTAAGCGGAGACTTCCGCTGGCTCGGGCTGCGCGAAGTGATTGACTTTCTGAACAACGGGCAGAAAGACGGCATGCTGGTGGTCGAAACCGAACGCAATCGCGTCTGCTTCTTCCTTGGCAACGGTCGCATTCAGGGAGTCGTTTCGCCATCGTTTGACCCGGCGGAAATCGCGGCTCGACTGCCAGCATCGATGAAAGAACTATCGCCGCTGTTGCAGTTTACGATGAGCAGCGGGACGTCTACGCGAGTGGACGGGCTGGTCGAGTTGATGGACAAAAAGATGCTGGACCCGCGCATGCTGAGAACGCTGCTGCGACACCAGGCCGCCGTGCTCACGCGGTACTGTTTTCAGAACTCACCGCAGAACTTCAGCTTCCTTCCCGATCAAACCGCCCCTTCTCTGTTTGCCAAAGCGGCCGTCGATTCGTGCCTGGCCGCGATTCTGGTCGACGGTGCGATGAATGATCGCATGGACAACGACGAAACCAGTTCTCCCGCCGCGGCCGCTCGGACCGGGTGGGTGCGAAACACGTTGCGTGGCCAAAACCTCGACCGCGCGGGTCTGTCTGCCAAACACGTTCAACTGCTGACGCATCTCGACGCGACGCCTCGGAATTCCGCAGAAATTGGCGTGCGAGCCGGGCTGTCCAGTGCAGAAACGGAGCGAGTGCTGCAGGGACTATTGCTTGCCGAATGGGTTCAGACAACCGTCCTGACGCCGAACCAAACGTTGGTGGCCTTCGAACCTGATGTGCCTGGTGCAGAAGTCATTCGGGGTGTCATCGAAGAACCGAAAAGTGGATGGACGGGCAACGTTGTTCGCGACGAATTTAGCTTGCAGATCCTGTTGAAACGAAAATCGCCAGACGCTGTGTTGGTTGCCGTGCAGGGTGAAGCCGTCCTGGACCTGCCAGAGAAACTGCGCGACAGCGAGATTCTTAATGGCGATCGGCGGATCATTCTGGTCGTGCCTGAAGATGCTTCGCAACCACTGGCCGAATCGATTCAGCACTTGCCCGTGCTTCGACGGCCGTATCAAAAATCAAATCTCGAATCGATCCTGAACTCAGATTCAATGCCGATCGATGTTCCCGCTGAGTTAATTCGGTCGGCAACTGCCACCGAAGCAACTTTGGCTGTCACAGGAGTGAACTAA
- a CDS encoding chemotaxis protein CheA, producing the protein MTSDDRTDDVSCAQLLGELRQAALQVDQCAAEAGDVELGKATAALLDLIAVAEMFSEDSGTQERANEIAEFCQQEALPALLEPPFERADAIRCVVEDRWGDSLALLEPEERNGRADSSDERWPADAVMLDPTTSDDQSACPAPEDDPNYTVPSLNMAGILAALGEQSDLPAAQANEQQTSPPPSEAKPAAARKPNVETIDDPEMVAAFADDAQQCLAEMEASLLEMESAAPTDESLRNFCRQLHTLKGAAGTVGLVRLASFLHDLENYVESTNGDQIDVDRLLAGVDAVRTQLDALVRPVASSPSPSSPAASELPPKEVTATPAAFTASPSAGDSDLFVRVEASRLDRLMDLLAELVMLRNRRETSVDSLKAIQRNLENCTSRTRSLSSSIEFTAPPSAIADHSLTANVNRQATQSRFVAQSLNEISNDTSELERSISDVTDPLAEDNDAVSHLIGRFRQELMELRRLPVSGLFQRLQRVIREAAKAEGKQVEITCHGEGARAERAVQERLFEPLLHLVRNAVSHGIRSQQERVQAGKPAVGKITLTAFSDATSLSIHVKDDGCGLDEEALESRGRELGLLPWDAPVSRAQLWKLIFHPGFSTRSSVSEISGRGVGMDVVDSWVRRLRGRISVESKSGQGTTFQLQVPLRSSVEHALIMRHEGQLYALPMNAVSGTSDQNQPEDSTAEKNVRVTSLGKLLGSDGVHVPPRSHVTLRNISYSESQDNTQTVAIAVDAIIGVEEVVVRSLPPLMQGNEWISGVTLSGRAETVLVLDARRLIEVSNHTLTGVQ; encoded by the coding sequence ATGACCAGCGACGACAGAACAGACGACGTGAGCTGCGCGCAGCTACTTGGCGAACTGCGGCAAGCGGCTCTTCAGGTCGATCAGTGCGCTGCCGAAGCCGGGGACGTGGAACTCGGCAAGGCGACGGCCGCCCTGCTGGACCTCATCGCCGTTGCAGAAATGTTTAGTGAAGACAGCGGCACACAGGAACGGGCAAACGAAATTGCCGAGTTCTGTCAGCAGGAAGCGCTACCTGCCCTGCTGGAGCCGCCGTTCGAACGAGCCGATGCAATTCGTTGCGTGGTTGAGGACCGGTGGGGTGACAGCCTCGCGCTGCTGGAACCGGAAGAACGCAACGGGCGTGCAGATTCAAGCGACGAGCGATGGCCGGCCGATGCGGTCATGCTGGATCCGACGACCTCAGACGATCAATCTGCATGTCCGGCTCCGGAAGATGATCCAAACTACACAGTGCCGTCGCTGAATATGGCGGGAATTTTGGCAGCGCTCGGTGAGCAGTCAGATCTTCCGGCCGCTCAAGCGAACGAACAGCAAACATCACCTCCGCCTTCCGAAGCAAAACCCGCAGCGGCCCGTAAACCGAACGTCGAAACCATTGACGATCCGGAAATGGTGGCGGCCTTCGCCGATGATGCTCAGCAATGCCTGGCCGAAATGGAAGCCAGCTTGCTGGAAATGGAAAGCGCAGCGCCGACGGACGAGTCGCTCAGAAATTTCTGCCGTCAACTACACACGCTCAAAGGTGCAGCGGGAACGGTAGGACTCGTGCGTTTGGCGAGTTTCCTGCACGACCTGGAAAACTACGTCGAAAGTACCAACGGCGATCAGATCGATGTCGACCGGTTGCTGGCTGGTGTGGATGCCGTCCGAACTCAGCTTGATGCACTGGTCCGTCCGGTCGCCTCGTCACCGTCACCGTCGTCGCCGGCGGCGTCAGAACTGCCACCGAAGGAAGTCACAGCGACACCAGCGGCCTTCACGGCATCGCCGTCTGCTGGCGACTCAGACCTGTTTGTCCGAGTTGAGGCGTCGCGGCTGGATCGGTTGATGGACCTGCTGGCGGAACTGGTGATGCTGCGAAATCGTCGCGAGACGTCAGTCGATTCACTGAAAGCAATTCAGCGTAACCTGGAAAATTGCACGTCGCGGACACGGTCACTGTCATCGTCAATCGAATTCACTGCCCCACCATCAGCCATTGCCGATCATTCGCTGACCGCAAACGTGAATCGGCAGGCCACGCAATCGCGGTTTGTCGCTCAGTCGCTGAACGAAATATCGAACGACACATCGGAGCTGGAACGTTCGATTTCTGACGTCACAGATCCACTGGCCGAAGACAACGATGCTGTGTCGCACCTGATCGGACGGTTTCGTCAGGAACTGATGGAGTTACGTCGACTGCCCGTGAGCGGCCTGTTTCAGCGACTTCAACGAGTCATCCGCGAAGCCGCGAAGGCCGAAGGCAAGCAGGTGGAAATTACGTGTCACGGCGAGGGTGCTCGAGCAGAACGAGCCGTTCAGGAACGACTGTTTGAACCCTTGCTGCATCTGGTGCGTAATGCGGTCAGTCACGGAATTCGGTCACAGCAGGAACGGGTGCAGGCAGGAAAACCGGCCGTCGGAAAGATTACACTGACAGCGTTTTCTGACGCAACGTCTTTGTCGATCCATGTGAAGGATGACGGCTGCGGTTTGGACGAAGAAGCTTTGGAATCGCGTGGCCGGGAACTCGGCCTGCTGCCGTGGGATGCACCAGTTAGTCGAGCTCAGTTGTGGAAGCTGATTTTTCATCCCGGGTTTTCAACCAGGTCTTCCGTGAGCGAAATATCAGGACGCGGCGTGGGCATGGATGTCGTCGATAGCTGGGTGCGCCGATTGCGCGGAAGGATCAGCGTCGAATCCAAATCCGGCCAGGGGACAACCTTCCAACTGCAGGTGCCACTGCGTTCCTCCGTCGAACATGCCTTGATCATGCGGCACGAAGGTCAGTTGTACGCATTGCCGATGAACGCCGTCAGCGGTACCTCGGACCAGAATCAGCCGGAAGATAGCACCGCGGAGAAAAACGTCCGCGTCACAAGTCTCGGCAAACTGCTGGGCTCCGATGGCGTGCACGTACCACCACGAAGCCATGTCACGCTGCGAAACATCTCATACTCCGAATCACAGGACAACACGCAAACTGTCGCGATCGCGGTCGACGCGATCATCGGCGTGGAAGAAGTTGTCGTGCGATCACTACCGCCATTGATGCAGGGAAATGAATGGATTTCCGGCGTCACGTTGTCCGGCCGAGCGGAAACCGTTTTGGTGCTGGACGCTCGCCGATTGATCGAAGTCTCAAATCACACGTTAACGGGAGTCCAATAA
- a CDS encoding methyl-accepting chemotaxis protein: MSYRIRLLVTHAVTAIVAGYCVWFGLQVHGFTRLAFVVLFSAAIIVPMLVASWWLARSLRNLNRVLVDVSGESTETGIPELNYVAQRVTGALARQRSLAQNVGDLVLLLGQSASHADGKSVAAGSGLLTDALGNLSRTTARDVGGILALADDVARGAHDTTCGTQEQLRTIENATSAAQTLSTTIDGVAREANASKKAASDVADRATDGLDLIESLLSGLDHIQASVERSEKKVTTLGQQSEQIAAIVETMQKLSARTDMLALNASIEAVRAGREGSGFALVADEVRKLAETTSNASRNIAGLAISIQTEAGETVSVLAEGRRQVQEEIRLAGETGRSLEAINRVSTSAATRAQQIAGAAVEQLQCTQEVVRAMQQVSSVANRIGEQGESIRSKTSDIVSNAQALEDGLSPLYHYGDSDEATTTSHRITASPALPQPLAKPSSPDDLIQAVTDGEFAQ, translated from the coding sequence ATGAGTTACCGAATTCGATTACTTGTTACTCACGCCGTAACGGCCATCGTCGCAGGATATTGCGTTTGGTTCGGACTACAGGTCCACGGCTTCACGCGTCTGGCGTTTGTGGTTCTGTTTTCGGCGGCCATCATCGTGCCGATGCTTGTGGCGTCGTGGTGGTTGGCGCGCAGTCTCCGAAACCTTAATCGAGTGCTGGTGGATGTGTCCGGCGAATCGACTGAAACCGGAATCCCGGAACTGAATTATGTTGCGCAGCGAGTCACAGGTGCGCTGGCGCGGCAGCGGTCTTTGGCACAGAACGTTGGCGACCTTGTGCTTCTGCTGGGGCAATCTGCTTCGCATGCTGATGGCAAGTCAGTCGCAGCAGGCAGCGGACTGCTAACCGACGCGTTAGGCAATCTGTCACGCACAACAGCTCGTGACGTCGGCGGAATTCTGGCGTTGGCGGACGATGTGGCTCGTGGAGCACACGACACGACCTGCGGCACTCAGGAACAGCTGCGCACGATCGAAAACGCAACCTCAGCCGCGCAAACGCTTTCGACAACGATTGATGGCGTGGCCCGGGAAGCAAACGCTTCTAAGAAGGCTGCTTCAGACGTCGCGGACCGCGCGACGGACGGACTCGATCTGATCGAATCCCTACTCAGCGGCCTCGACCATATTCAAGCGAGCGTCGAACGCAGCGAAAAGAAAGTCACGACACTCGGCCAGCAATCAGAACAGATTGCGGCGATCGTTGAAACGATGCAAAAACTTTCCGCTCGCACCGACATGCTGGCGTTGAACGCATCAATTGAAGCCGTGCGGGCCGGGCGAGAAGGCAGCGGCTTTGCGCTGGTAGCGGACGAAGTCAGAAAGCTGGCTGAAACAACGTCCAACGCGTCACGCAACATTGCGGGGCTGGCGATTTCGATTCAAACAGAAGCTGGCGAAACAGTATCGGTGCTGGCCGAAGGTCGTCGGCAGGTGCAGGAAGAGATCCGTCTGGCTGGTGAAACGGGGCGAAGTCTTGAGGCCATCAACCGGGTTTCAACGTCAGCGGCGACTCGAGCTCAGCAGATCGCTGGTGCCGCTGTCGAACAGCTGCAGTGTACTCAGGAAGTGGTACGAGCGATGCAGCAGGTTTCGTCTGTCGCGAACCGGATCGGTGAACAAGGCGAATCGATTCGCAGCAAGACATCGGACATCGTCTCGAACGCTCAGGCATTGGAAGACGGCCTGTCGCCACTTTATCACTACGGTGATTCGGACGAAGCGACCACGACCAGTCATCGGATCACGGCAAGCCCTGCTCTGCCGCAGCCGTTAGCAAAACCATCGTCTCCTGACGACCTGATTCAGGCGGTCACGGATGGGGAGTTTGCTCAATGA
- a CDS encoding chemotaxis protein CheW: protein MNSVNPVSPSQHNSTNTPTHCVFRCGAEWLALPTLSVREVRPASEPVFVPGLPGVFRGLLHVRSEFVPLLNLASVLRQPETSDGEIMLVLDDVDGPWAVFVDEVSGLRALDISDAPESDAAGIASVVTGWATVDDEVVQVLDQSAIRQFAERELASTGRSSGLQANAPTRERMGAL, encoded by the coding sequence GTGAACAGTGTGAACCCGGTGTCTCCATCACAACATAACTCCACCAATACGCCGACTCATTGCGTGTTTCGCTGCGGTGCGGAATGGCTTGCCTTGCCGACGCTTTCCGTGCGCGAAGTTCGGCCGGCTTCGGAGCCTGTGTTTGTGCCTGGATTGCCGGGTGTGTTTCGAGGCTTGCTTCACGTTCGGAGCGAATTTGTGCCGCTACTAAATCTGGCGTCAGTGCTGCGGCAGCCTGAAACATCGGACGGTGAAATTATGTTGGTTCTGGATGACGTCGACGGCCCTTGGGCCGTGTTTGTGGATGAAGTCAGTGGGCTGCGAGCGTTGGATATTTCTGACGCTCCCGAATCCGACGCGGCGGGCATTGCGTCAGTCGTCACTGGCTGGGCGACCGTGGATGACGAAGTGGTTCAGGTACTGGACCAGTCGGCCATTCGACAGTTTGCAGAACGAGAATTGGCATCCACCGGCCGTTCGTCCGGACTTCAAGCCAACGCGCCGACACGGGAACGAATGGGGGCACTATGA
- a CDS encoding PSD1 and planctomycete cytochrome C domain-containing protein has translation MIASRCYFYVAALCCLPLSCSVQAEDPPPIFEADVQPILASKCGKCHSDAVQKGALNLASMAGLRVGGESGESAVADTLDDSLLWIMIDGDSMPPEDQPQLTADEREVIRRWLEGGAKSNAPHEPTEKKLNQHDVLPIVLLRCTACHGATLKQAGVDLRTVADMKRGGKSGPTLVPGDAEASLMIQRIESEACPPRDQLLKFFVRRPPASEVDVLKKWIEAGAPEDNVQPDVATTEPDTFVTDEDRQHWAFQPPQKPTSGDCIDDFILRKLTERGLEFSPEADRDALIRRAYLDLIGLPPSVDEWKLWRASGDADWYDQMVDHLLASPHYGERWGRYWLDLAGYADSEGGVSSDPVRAEAWKYRDYVINAFNKDKPYDRFLVEQIAGDELLDAEAADVVTDEMVENLTATGFLRMGIDQTGSRTMNFVPERLGVINDAITVVGSGLMGVTLECARCHSHKYDPIPHRDYYRFKAVFKGAFDEYDWLSFRNRKLNVATPDHLKQVKAVNPPLAAELKKLRKQLAQAQTAEILELLRQHYPQQSEADRKETLRALRIADNSRSQPQRVLAEMLQTVQVLPDEDQPPSVQQARRTLAELQDRIETIQQKMVPSTTIRAVWDRGRPSPTYILRRGDHDKPGPLVGPGVPSMLTDGQTPFTPSPPFPNGTPKTGRRLAFARWLTQPDHPTTARVMVNRVWYHHFGTGLVKSLENFGVQGDRPTHPELLDWLAVTFAEDGWSIKQLHRKIMTSRTYRQSSHIGDKQHGFDPDNRLLSRMPLRRMDAEVVRDSLLFVSGMLNTTPGGRPDPISVDRNGLVSAKPTLDGRWRRSVYLQFRRTEIPSLLDTFDYPEMGPNCFTRTTSTVSPQALMLQNNALVRTLANHFAKKLSSDGSLDAVVEAVYAAAFSRSPADDELAIGIESLQGLARDWGDDHQAAVQSYCHAILNSAAFVYID, from the coding sequence ATGATTGCCTCTCGATGTTACTTCTACGTCGCCGCCTTGTGCTGTCTGCCTTTAAGTTGCAGTGTTCAGGCCGAAGATCCGCCGCCCATTTTCGAAGCCGATGTGCAGCCGATTCTGGCCAGCAAGTGCGGCAAGTGCCACAGCGATGCGGTGCAGAAAGGCGCGTTGAATCTGGCGTCGATGGCCGGGCTGCGCGTCGGCGGTGAATCAGGCGAATCGGCGGTTGCTGACACGCTGGACGATAGCCTTCTGTGGATCATGATCGACGGCGACAGCATGCCGCCCGAAGACCAGCCTCAGCTAACGGCCGACGAACGCGAAGTCATCCGCCGCTGGCTGGAAGGCGGCGCGAAGTCGAATGCGCCGCATGAGCCGACCGAGAAGAAACTGAATCAACATGACGTGTTGCCAATCGTGTTACTGCGCTGCACCGCGTGTCACGGAGCAACCTTAAAGCAGGCTGGTGTCGATCTTCGCACGGTTGCCGACATGAAACGCGGCGGCAAAAGTGGCCCAACGCTGGTGCCCGGCGACGCTGAGGCCAGTTTGATGATTCAACGCATTGAAAGCGAAGCGTGTCCGCCGCGCGATCAGTTGCTGAAGTTCTTTGTGCGACGGCCGCCCGCTTCTGAAGTCGATGTGCTGAAGAAATGGATCGAAGCGGGCGCGCCCGAAGACAACGTACAGCCCGACGTCGCGACCACTGAACCGGACACGTTTGTGACGGACGAAGATCGTCAACACTGGGCTTTTCAGCCGCCTCAGAAACCCACCAGCGGCGACTGCATCGACGACTTCATTCTGCGAAAGCTGACCGAACGCGGGCTGGAGTTTTCACCGGAAGCGGATCGTGATGCGTTGATTCGCCGCGCCTACCTGGACCTGATCGGGTTGCCGCCGAGTGTCGACGAATGGAAGTTGTGGCGAGCCAGCGGCGATGCCGATTGGTATGACCAAATGGTCGACCACCTGTTGGCGTCGCCTCATTACGGCGAGCGCTGGGGCCGCTACTGGCTGGATCTGGCGGGCTACGCGGATTCCGAAGGCGGAGTATCGTCCGATCCTGTTCGAGCTGAAGCGTGGAAGTATCGCGACTACGTCATCAATGCCTTCAACAAGGACAAACCGTACGACCGTTTTCTGGTGGAACAGATCGCTGGTGACGAACTTTTGGATGCCGAAGCTGCCGACGTTGTCACGGACGAAATGGTTGAAAATCTAACGGCGACCGGCTTCCTGCGAATGGGCATTGATCAAACCGGTTCGCGCACGATGAACTTTGTGCCGGAACGTCTCGGAGTAATCAACGACGCGATCACGGTAGTTGGTTCGGGGTTGATGGGAGTGACTCTGGAATGCGCACGCTGTCATTCGCACAAGTACGATCCGATTCCTCATCGCGACTACTACCGCTTTAAGGCCGTCTTTAAGGGGGCGTTTGATGAGTACGATTGGTTGAGTTTCAGGAATCGCAAGCTCAACGTTGCTACGCCCGATCATCTGAAACAGGTGAAGGCTGTGAATCCGCCGCTGGCCGCAGAACTCAAAAAGTTGCGCAAACAATTGGCTCAGGCGCAAACCGCCGAGATCCTGGAATTGCTGCGGCAGCACTATCCGCAACAAAGCGAGGCCGACCGCAAAGAAACTCTGCGTGCTCTTCGAATTGCGGATAACAGTCGCAGCCAGCCGCAGCGAGTTCTGGCCGAGATGCTGCAAACGGTGCAGGTATTGCCCGACGAAGACCAACCGCCGTCCGTCCAGCAGGCTCGCCGAACACTGGCTGAATTGCAGGATCGTATCGAAACAATTCAACAGAAGATGGTACCGTCGACGACGATCCGAGCCGTTTGGGATCGCGGTCGTCCGTCGCCAACGTACATTCTGCGACGCGGTGACCACGACAAGCCAGGACCGCTGGTTGGTCCTGGCGTTCCATCGATGTTGACCGACGGCCAAACGCCATTCACGCCGTCGCCCCCGTTTCCGAACGGAACACCAAAGACCGGGCGTCGGCTCGCGTTCGCTCGCTGGTTGACTCAGCCTGACCATCCGACGACTGCTCGAGTTATGGTGAACCGCGTTTGGTACCATCACTTTGGCACCGGCCTTGTGAAGTCGCTGGAAAACTTTGGCGTGCAGGGAGACCGGCCCACTCATCCGGAACTGCTTGACTGGCTGGCTGTGACATTCGCCGAAGACGGCTGGAGTATCAAGCAACTGCACCGGAAGATCATGACGTCTCGCACCTACCGGCAGTCCAGCCACATCGGCGACAAACAACACGGATTTGATCCGGACAACCGCTTGTTGTCTCGCATGCCGTTGCGCCGGATGGATGCCGAAGTTGTTCGCGATTCGCTGCTGTTTGTGTCAGGGATGCTGAACACAACTCCCGGCGGCCGCCCCGATCCGATTTCGGTGGATCGAAATGGCCTCGTCAGCGCCAAACCCACGCTAGACGGTCGTTGGCGGCGCAGCGTATATCTGCAGTTCCGCCGCACCGAAATCCCGTCGCTGTTGGACACGTTCGACTACCCGGAAATGGGGCCGAATTGCTTTACTCGCACCACGTCGACCGTATCGCCCCAGGCGTTGATGCTGCAGAACAACGCACTCGTCAGAACACTCGCCAACCACTTCGCGAAAAAACTTTCGTCGGACGGTTCGTTGGATGCAGTCGTGGAAGCCGTGTATGCCGCCGCGTTTAGTCGCTCACCGGCGGACGACGAGCTAGCCATCGGCATTGAAAGTCTTCAGGGCCTCGCCCGCGACTGGGGCGACGACCACCAGGCTGCCGTCCAAAGCTATTGCCACGCCATCCTCAACTCCGCCGCCTTCGTCTACATCGACTAA